One genomic window of Carassius gibelio isolate Cgi1373 ecotype wild population from Czech Republic chromosome A10, carGib1.2-hapl.c, whole genome shotgun sequence includes the following:
- the LOC128020761 gene encoding beta-adrenergic receptor kinase 2: MADLEAVLADVSYLMAMEKSKSTPAARASKKIILPEPSIRSVMQKYLEERDELAFDKIFNQKIGFLLFKDFCMNEIDEAVPQLKFYEEIKEYEKLDSEEERLTRSRQIYDLYIMKELLSCSHPFSKKAVDHVQTHLAKKQVPPNLFQPYIVEICDSLRGQIFQKFIESDKFTRFCQWKNVELNIHLTMNDFSVHRIIGRGGFGEVYGCRKADTGKMYAMKCLDKKRIKMKQGETLALNERIMLSLVSTGDCPFIVCMTYAFHTPDKLCFILDLMNGGDLHYHLSQHGVFSEKDMRFYAAEIILGLEHMHNRFVVYRDLKPANILLDEHGHVRISDLGLACDFSKKKPHASVGTHGYMAPEVLQKGTAYDSSADWFSLGCMLFKLLRGHSPFRQHKTKDKHEIDRMTLTMNVELPDSFSPELKSLLEGLLQRDVAKRLGCLGQGASEVKEHLFFKGIDWQQVYLQKYSPPLIPPRGEVNAADAFDIGSFDEEDTKGIKLLDSDQELYKNFPLVISERWQQEVAETVYDAVNSDTDKNEARKRAKNKQQGHEEDYALGKDCIMHGYMLKLGNPFLTQWQRRYFYLFPNRVEWRGEGESRQNLLTMEQIVTVEETQIKDKKCILLRIKGGKQFVLQCESDPEFVQWKKELTEAFTEAQRLLRRAPKVIGKGRTNVLELSKPPLMHRNSNGL; this comes from the exons GTTTCCTCTTGTTCAAGGATTTCTGCATGAACGAGATCGACGAGGCCGTTCCGCAGCTGAAGTTTTATGAGGAG ATTAAAGAGTACGAGAAGTTGGATTCAGAAGAAGAGAGGCTAACTCGCAGTCGGCAGATTTATGACCTCTACATAATGAAGGAGCTTCTGTCGTGTTCACAT CCCTTCTCTAAGAAGGCAGTAGACCATGTCCAGACTCACCTAGCAAAGAAACAAGTTCCTCCAAATCTCTTTCAG CCATATATAGTTGAAATCTGTGATAGTCTTCGGGGACAGATCTTTCAGAAATTCATTGAAAG TGACAAGTTCACACGTTTTTGCCAGTGGAAGAATGTAGAGCTCAACATTCAT TTGACGATGAATGACTTCAGTGTCCATCGGATCATTGGCAGAGGGGGGTTTGGTGAGGTATATGGTTGCAGGAAGGCAGACACAGGGAAAAT gtatgCCATGAAGTGTTTGGATAAAAAGCGGATCAAAATGAAGCAGGGAGAAACGCTGGCACTCAACGAGAGAATCATGCTGTCGTTGGTCAGCACCGGG GATTGCCCTTTCATAGTGTGTATGACATATGCCTTCCACACTCCTGATAAATTGTGTTTCATCCTGGACTTGATGAATG GTGGAGACCTTCACTATCACCTATCTCAGCATGGAGTCTTCAGCGAAAAGGATATGCGTTTTTATGCAGCTGAGATCATATTGGGCCTTGAACACATGCACAATCGATTCGTCGTCTACAGAGACCTCAAG CCTGCAAATATCCTCTTAGACGAACACGGACACGTTCGCATCTCTGACCTGGGCCTGGCCTGTGATTTCTCCAAGAAAAAGCCTCACGCCAGCGT AGGTACTCATGGCTACATGGCACCTGAGGTTCTGCAAAAAGGAACCGCGTACGACAGCAGCGCAGACTGGTTCTCTCTGGGCTGCATGCTCTTCAAACTCTTGCGAGG GCACAGTCCATTCAGGCAGCACAAGACCAAAGACAAACATGAGATTGACCGCATGACCCTTACCATG AATGTGGAGTTACCCGACTCCTTCTCTCCTGAGCTCAAGTCCCTCTTGGAAGGACTCTTACAGCGAGACGTCGCCAAAAGATTGGGGTGTCTGGGACAAGG GGCGTCAGAGGTAAAGGAGCATTTGTTCTTCAAGGGAATCGATTGGCAGCAGGTGTATCTTCAGAAG TACTCCCCACCTCTCATTCCCCCCAGAGGAGAAGTCAACGCTGCAGATGCCTTTGACATTGGCTCTTTCGATGAGGAGGACACCAAGGGAATTAAG CTGCTTGACAGTGATCAGGAGCTCTATAAGAACTTTCCGCTGGTGATCTCCGAGCGCTGGCAGCAGGAGGTGGCCGAGACAGTGTATGATGCCGTCAACAGTGACACAGATAAGAACGAGGCGCGCAAGCGAGCTAAAAACAAGCAGCAGGGCCATGAAGAGG ACTATGCGCTGGGGAAGGACTGTATCATGCACGGCTACATGCTAAAGCTAGGAAACCCCTTCCTGACACAGTGGCAGCGGCGGTATTTCTACCTGTTCCCCAACCGTGTGGAGTGGAGAGGCGAAGGAGAGTCTCGG CAAAACCTGTTGACCATGGAGCAGATCGTGACCGTGGAGGAGACGCAGATCAAGGACAAAAAGTGCATCCTGCTGAGGATCAAAGGAGGGAAACAGTTCGTCCTACAGTGTGAG AGCGACCCAGAGTTTGTACAGTGGAAGAAGGAGCTCACCGAAGCATTCACCGAGGCCCAGAGGCTGCTGCGTCGTGCCCCCAAAGTCATTGGCAAGGGGCGAACTAATGTGCTGGAACTGTCCAAACCTCCACTCATGCACCGCAACAGCAACGGCCTGTGA